A single genomic interval of Verrucomicrobiales bacterium harbors:
- a CDS encoding Gfo/Idh/MocA family oxidoreductase — protein sequence MSSAPTKPHALRLGIIGCGNVLSAYRASLDSLRNRHEAEVRIACGRAAQQDYALAELGPVAFVTDAQAVIESPDVDLVLVLTSMEHHATWARAALQAGKHVVVEKPMATRMEDANQLIDLARASQRLLVCAPFTPLSPTYQILAQRVRQGDIGKPCSARARYGWAGPSWNEWFYRPGGGCLFDLGVYCLTSLTGLLGPALRVTAMAGIAIPEREVKGRTIRVEAEDNAQVILDFGGGAFASITTGFTIQQYRTPALEIYGTNGTLQMMGDDWDPDGYELWQNSMGSWQIFKETSPDWSWTDGLRHAVECIRKGQRPIITPEHSRHVLEIMLKARQAASEGRTQPLETTFPPLNLELNPPAVATDVHLVHDRTRPHRT from the coding sequence ATGTCCTCAGCCCCGACGAAGCCTCACGCGTTGCGCCTCGGCATCATTGGTTGCGGGAACGTCCTTTCCGCTTATCGAGCGTCACTGGATTCCCTGCGCAACCGGCATGAGGCCGAGGTTCGGATCGCTTGCGGCCGAGCCGCGCAACAGGACTACGCCTTAGCAGAACTTGGGCCGGTCGCCTTCGTCACCGATGCCCAGGCCGTTATTGAGTCACCAGATGTCGATCTGGTGCTCGTCTTGACGTCGATGGAACACCATGCAACCTGGGCGCGAGCCGCCCTTCAAGCCGGCAAGCATGTGGTGGTCGAAAAACCGATGGCGACCCGGATGGAGGACGCGAACCAGCTGATCGATCTCGCGCGAGCCTCCCAACGCCTGCTCGTCTGCGCTCCGTTCACGCCCTTGAGCCCCACCTACCAGATCCTGGCCCAACGTGTCCGGCAGGGGGATATCGGCAAGCCCTGCTCGGCACGAGCGCGCTATGGCTGGGCTGGTCCATCTTGGAACGAATGGTTCTATCGCCCCGGAGGCGGTTGCCTCTTCGACCTCGGGGTGTATTGCCTCACGAGTCTCACGGGCCTGCTCGGCCCGGCACTCCGAGTGACCGCCATGGCCGGAATCGCGATTCCCGAACGCGAAGTCAAAGGCCGCACGATTCGAGTCGAGGCCGAGGACAACGCCCAAGTAATCCTTGATTTTGGCGGCGGCGCCTTTGCTTCCATAACCACCGGGTTTACCATCCAGCAATATCGAACCCCTGCCCTCGAGATCTACGGCACCAACGGAACGCTGCAGATGATGGGTGACGACTGGGACCCCGATGGCTATGAGCTGTGGCAAAACTCGATGGGTTCTTGGCAGATCTTCAAGGAAACCTCCCCCGACTGGTCATGGACGGACGGACTGCGCCATGCTGTCGAGTGCATCCGGAAGGGCCAAAGACCCATCATCACTCCCGAGCATAGCCGTCACGTCCTCGAGATCATGCTGAAGGCGCGTCAGGCGGCCTCAGAAGGGCGGACCCAGCCTCTCGAAACGACCTTCCCTCCGTTGAATTTGGAGCTGAACCCGCCGGCCGTCGCCACGGATGTCCATCTAGTGCATGATCGCACTCGGCCTCACCGCACATGA
- a CDS encoding lamin tail domain-containing protein: MYKNDSSDRPPRSPEFVFRWFSLLGKSLLLALGLACGGGLPVALQAAESVLISEFMANNFRTLADEDGDYPDWIELYNNETSPVNLQGWYLTDSKTSLKKWRFPAVSIQPKGYLVVFASDKDRTSTFGPLHTNFKLAAGSGYLALVASNGVTIVSQYSPSYPAQVANVSFGFPAQDNVVSLLSAGSPAKIFVPSDESLGKDWTTLDFQDNAWSAATNGLGYDADPTIVITPVVLADSYREFTGTQGQSNWFYGYWDRRNDLDGVYKPSEFRAFPRTTATVFSADNFFANNTWRWFPSADATTEITRLGGIASSENGITGRADHWTVRRWISETNGLVRIYGMLADASRCGDGASGDGIIGRIFVDGVEIFAQSIQEGGNGYSVQANLTVGAAVDFVIDPGPALRDDCDNAAFTALIATESSTFEVLADSAADWSVSGDQGSLNWHYGYYDRSSDTVANYQTNDFKPFTDSFWNGTEWIWPDGNPPNDRIGRRIMRPNSSSNGGEHWPIRRWISKVTGNLTVHWRVGKLANTGSGLTARIFHKGGTAKLSALLTSTNLLGTNNTLVLTGVQAGDPIDFVVDPTGSAGASDDVGDLAEFDVRIFGNASLTPYVLSDVKSKLQNVNSSAYVRIPFNVANAGLFESLSLQARYDAGFVAYLNGVEVLRRNAPSEPIWNSAATAERSDADAGVLSRFDISALKGLLRNGQNVLGFHVLNSSPADSDALIQATLVGSYVTTDFANLRYFPNPSPGTANGFGNTNLGPLILDAKHSPKRPQAGEPLLVTARVEPSFKPVGPVQLVYRIHYGTETNVTMLDDGQHGDGAAGDGVYGGTIPGTAYQAGNMVRYYIKATDTGTNASRDPVFVKGKQMPEYWGTVVHNPALTNPLPVLHWFSQTATAGDSGGTGSIFYNDQFLDNVRFGIHGQSSSGFPKHSFNVDLNAGYKLVWKEGEPGIDDINLLTTYPDKSKMRNMLSYGVFQNAGTAYHFVVPVRVQFNGQFWGDWHFVENGDDNYLKRVGLDPNGALYKMYTTFPDENGNEKKTRQNEGTGDLAAFSAGMNRSGAAKTAFVMDNINIPEVVNYLAAMTMTGNTDCCHKNYYFYRDTEGTGEWYMLPWDVDLSFGRVWSGGPTYWDDTMYPNTALRIGSGNRVPDAIFSNPNLNQMYLRRLRTLMEEQLQPPGTPTHLLKFERFIDEWIPQLAPDGALDLAKWGTFSGNSSSGSPGDNRNRQTVAEAANIIKYEYLPARRTYLFNTVTEIPKSQPANPVILIGSMDYNPASGNQDEEYFTLINTNKVFLDISHWSIRGAVNFTFQGGTVLPTNGTLYVSPNVNAFRARTTGPRGGQGLFVQGGYQGHLSARGESIELVDNLGNVVASTNYVGAPSPTQSSLRITEIMYRPSPPAQGVLFEAEDFEYLELKNTGTTTLDLNGVRFVSGIEFNFTGSSVTSLPAGQSVLVVHSLAGFSNRYGAGKPVAGQYLGTLSDSGENLRLIDASGEVILDFNYNDTWYPVTDGLGSSLVIVDPMAAWDTWGLKLSWRPSASPQGSPGIDDPAPETVVPVIINEVLSHSETAAQDAVELFNPTTVSAAVGNWYLSDDFQTPRKYRIPSGTVIGPGAYLTFTESQFNAGGGGSFSLSANGDEIYLFSANANGDLTGYVTGHQFGAALDGVTFGPHVTSEGKIHFTALESPSLGSTNTLPKVGPVVISEIMYHPVEGADGTQNPDFEYVEVRNLTEAAVPLFDPAFPTNQWRVTGGISYSFPSNTTLAAQGALVLVNFDPLTNPAAKEAFLARYSAGAPIGFSPQLLGPWSGQLNNSAEALALYRPDSPDSTSGVTPFVLVDWVAYADAAPWPSLADGFGPALIRSPSNAYGNDPASWIAAKPSPGFSDAPGAVPVITGQPVSSNPVSGTDVPLSVTAAGSSTLAYQWLHDGQPIADAISSAYTIPSARILDWGNYQAVVMNGSGASLSSNALVIVRQPAVIVKQPLDRSVLAGTNVTFSVTALGQGKLAYQWYYNQLPITGATTNAITLRNVTLQNEGLYHVTVTDSVGSVTSEAAELLIYDRPAFLSLPQSVSVLEGEDVTFYTAIAGRGPFNYRWQRAAALRTNDYGNRNFSMFTVKGVSTAVTGEYSVIITNPIGTRITSPNARLTLLADVDRDRMADIWEQANGLNPASATDAELDSDGDGVTNLQEYQAATNPKDPRSYLKIDALQNDDTGTAVEFFAQSNRTYTVEFKESVSSGVWQTLTNVMLATNSRIQVVSDPYPVSKGRIYRLATPALVSRPAKTPAILESPESLRPLLGTPLTLSVLATGKGTLVYQWKKDGQVIPGATSASLSFGAVALNDSGEYSVTVTDDTGTVDSPSATLTVLIPPVIQQNPQGAVAAPGSNVQLSIVATGNAPLLYRWFHDGSPIEGATGPSLILNPVLVSDAGVYTVIVRHNTPNGLVAIESDPVELEVR; encoded by the coding sequence ATGTATAAGAACGATTCCTCGGATCGTCCTCCTCGCTCACCGGAGTTCGTCTTTCGTTGGTTCTCGCTGCTCGGCAAGAGTTTACTCCTAGCTCTAGGGCTCGCTTGCGGTGGGGGTTTGCCGGTCGCCCTCCAGGCGGCTGAGTCGGTCCTCATCTCCGAGTTCATGGCCAACAATTTTCGGACCTTGGCCGACGAGGACGGTGATTACCCGGATTGGATAGAGCTGTACAATAATGAAACGAGCCCGGTGAACCTTCAGGGCTGGTATCTCACCGACAGCAAGACGAGCCTGAAAAAGTGGCGATTTCCGGCGGTCAGTATTCAGCCGAAGGGCTATCTGGTGGTTTTCGCGTCGGACAAGGATCGGACGTCAACGTTCGGGCCTCTGCACACGAACTTTAAGCTAGCGGCCGGAAGTGGTTACCTGGCTTTGGTAGCGTCCAACGGTGTCACGATCGTTTCGCAGTATTCGCCGTCCTATCCAGCGCAGGTTGCCAATGTGTCCTTTGGCTTCCCTGCCCAGGACAACGTGGTCTCCCTGCTGTCGGCCGGGAGCCCGGCCAAGATTTTCGTCCCGAGCGATGAGAGTCTGGGTAAGGATTGGACCACCTTGGACTTTCAGGATAACGCCTGGTCCGCGGCTACGAACGGGTTAGGCTACGACGCAGATCCCACCATCGTGATCACCCCGGTGGTGCTGGCGGATTCCTATCGGGAATTCACGGGAACTCAGGGCCAAAGCAATTGGTTTTACGGCTACTGGGACCGCCGTAACGACCTGGATGGTGTCTATAAGCCCAGCGAGTTTCGGGCCTTCCCTCGCACCACGGCAACCGTCTTTTCAGCGGATAACTTTTTCGCAAACAACACCTGGCGATGGTTTCCGTCAGCCGATGCTACTACGGAAATCACTCGCCTAGGGGGAATCGCCTCCAGTGAGAACGGGATCACCGGGCGCGCCGATCATTGGACGGTTCGACGCTGGATCAGCGAGACCAACGGGCTGGTCCGGATCTATGGCATGCTGGCCGACGCCTCGCGCTGCGGGGATGGAGCTAGTGGTGATGGCATCATCGGCCGCATCTTCGTCGACGGGGTTGAGATCTTCGCGCAGAGCATCCAGGAAGGGGGCAACGGATATAGCGTCCAAGCCAACTTGACGGTCGGGGCGGCGGTGGATTTTGTGATCGACCCGGGTCCTGCCTTGCGCGACGACTGCGACAATGCCGCGTTCACGGCTCTGATCGCCACCGAATCGTCAACCTTCGAGGTGCTGGCGGACTCGGCGGCGGATTGGTCGGTGTCCGGGGATCAAGGCTCCCTCAACTGGCACTATGGCTATTACGATCGCTCGAGCGACACGGTGGCGAATTATCAGACCAACGATTTCAAACCATTCACCGACAGCTTTTGGAACGGGACCGAGTGGATCTGGCCGGACGGCAATCCACCCAACGATCGGATTGGCCGTCGGATCATGCGTCCCAATTCCTCCAGCAATGGAGGGGAGCATTGGCCGATTCGACGATGGATCAGCAAAGTCACTGGCAACCTCACGGTACATTGGCGGGTGGGCAAACTGGCCAACACTGGATCGGGACTTACCGCTCGCATCTTTCACAAAGGGGGAACCGCGAAGCTTTCGGCCCTGCTGACGAGCACTAATTTGTTGGGCACCAACAACACTCTCGTTTTGACCGGAGTCCAGGCCGGCGACCCGATTGACTTCGTGGTGGATCCCACGGGCAGCGCTGGCGCTTCGGACGACGTCGGCGACTTGGCTGAGTTCGACGTTCGCATTTTCGGAAACGCCAGCCTCACTCCCTATGTGCTCTCGGACGTGAAGTCCAAGCTCCAGAATGTCAACAGCTCGGCGTACGTCCGGATTCCGTTCAATGTCGCGAACGCCGGGCTCTTTGAAAGCCTATCACTGCAGGCTCGCTACGATGCGGGTTTCGTCGCTTACCTGAATGGAGTGGAAGTGTTGCGGCGGAACGCTCCGTCGGAACCGATTTGGAATTCGGCCGCGACGGCTGAGCGCAGCGATGCCGATGCTGGAGTCTTGAGCCGGTTTGACATCTCTGCCTTGAAAGGATTGCTGAGAAATGGGCAGAACGTGCTGGGCTTCCATGTCTTGAACAGTTCGCCAGCGGATTCGGACGCCCTGATCCAGGCCACTCTGGTTGGCTCCTATGTCACAACTGATTTTGCGAATCTGCGCTATTTTCCGAACCCGAGCCCCGGGACAGCGAACGGATTTGGAAACACCAACCTAGGTCCGTTGATCTTGGATGCCAAACATTCGCCCAAGCGTCCCCAGGCCGGCGAGCCCTTGCTGGTGACCGCGCGGGTGGAACCGAGCTTCAAGCCCGTCGGGCCGGTACAACTCGTCTACCGCATTCACTATGGAACGGAGACCAATGTCACCATGCTCGATGACGGTCAGCATGGGGATGGCGCGGCGGGCGATGGAGTCTACGGGGGCACCATTCCTGGTACCGCCTATCAAGCCGGGAACATGGTGCGGTACTACATCAAGGCTACGGACACGGGAACCAATGCTTCGCGCGACCCTGTTTTCGTGAAGGGAAAGCAGATGCCGGAATATTGGGGAACCGTGGTTCACAACCCGGCCCTTACCAATCCGCTTCCGGTGCTCCACTGGTTCTCTCAAACCGCCACCGCCGGCGATAGCGGTGGCACCGGTTCGATTTTCTACAACGACCAGTTCCTGGACAATGTGCGGTTCGGCATCCATGGCCAGTCCAGCTCCGGATTTCCCAAGCATAGTTTCAATGTAGATCTGAACGCCGGGTATAAACTGGTGTGGAAGGAAGGCGAGCCAGGCATCGACGACATTAACCTCCTAACGACCTACCCTGATAAATCCAAAATGCGGAATATGCTTTCCTACGGGGTCTTCCAGAATGCTGGCACCGCGTATCATTTTGTCGTCCCGGTGCGAGTCCAATTTAATGGGCAATTCTGGGGTGACTGGCATTTCGTGGAGAACGGGGACGACAATTATCTGAAGCGAGTCGGGCTGGATCCGAACGGAGCGCTTTACAAGATGTACACCACCTTCCCCGACGAAAACGGCAACGAGAAGAAGACTCGCCAGAACGAGGGCACGGGGGACCTGGCCGCCTTCAGCGCCGGCATGAATCGGTCGGGTGCCGCCAAAACAGCCTTCGTGATGGACAACATCAATATCCCAGAGGTCGTGAATTACCTGGCTGCGATGACCATGACTGGCAACACCGATTGCTGCCACAAGAACTACTATTTTTATCGCGACACTGAAGGAACGGGCGAATGGTACATGCTGCCTTGGGATGTGGATTTGAGCTTCGGTCGGGTCTGGAGCGGAGGTCCGACGTACTGGGATGACACCATGTATCCCAACACCGCGCTGCGGATAGGCAGCGGAAACCGGGTTCCAGATGCTATTTTCAGCAACCCTAATCTCAATCAAATGTACTTGCGCCGGCTCCGGACGCTCATGGAGGAACAGCTCCAGCCCCCCGGCACTCCGACCCATCTTCTGAAGTTTGAGCGCTTCATCGATGAGTGGATACCTCAGCTGGCTCCGGATGGAGCGCTCGATCTGGCCAAGTGGGGGACTTTCAGCGGCAACTCCAGCAGTGGCAGTCCGGGCGACAATCGCAACCGCCAGACTGTCGCTGAAGCCGCCAATATCATTAAATACGAGTATCTGCCGGCTCGAAGAACCTACCTCTTCAACACCGTCACAGAAATCCCGAAGAGCCAGCCGGCGAACCCAGTCATCCTGATCGGCTCGATGGATTACAATCCCGCATCCGGAAACCAGGACGAGGAATACTTCACGCTCATCAACACCAATAAAGTCTTCCTCGACATCTCGCATTGGTCCATCCGCGGTGCCGTGAACTTCACTTTCCAGGGGGGGACCGTGCTCCCCACCAACGGGACCCTCTATGTTTCTCCCAACGTCAATGCTTTCCGTGCCCGGACCACCGGACCGCGCGGGGGACAGGGGTTATTCGTGCAAGGTGGGTATCAGGGTCACTTGTCCGCCCGAGGTGAGAGCATCGAGCTGGTGGACAATCTGGGCAACGTTGTCGCCTCAACGAACTACGTCGGAGCGCCCAGCCCGACACAGAGCAGCTTGCGAATCACGGAGATCATGTATCGTCCCTCCCCCCCGGCTCAAGGAGTCTTGTTCGAGGCCGAGGACTTTGAATATCTGGAGCTGAAGAACACCGGCACCACCACTCTGGATCTTAACGGGGTAAGGTTCGTCAGCGGCATTGAATTTAACTTCACTGGATCCAGCGTCACCAGCCTTCCCGCCGGGCAGAGCGTGCTGGTGGTCCATAGCTTGGCGGGATTTTCGAATCGTTACGGTGCGGGCAAGCCCGTCGCGGGTCAATACCTCGGAACCCTGTCCGACAGCGGCGAAAACCTCCGCCTGATCGATGCTTCGGGCGAAGTCATTCTCGACTTCAACTATAATGACACCTGGTACCCGGTCACGGACGGCCTCGGATCCTCGTTGGTGATCGTGGACCCGATGGCCGCCTGGGACACCTGGGGTTTGAAGCTCAGCTGGCGACCTAGCGCTTCCCCGCAAGGCTCCCCGGGGATAGATGATCCCGCTCCCGAGACTGTCGTTCCTGTCATCATCAACGAAGTTCTCTCTCATTCTGAAACCGCCGCCCAAGACGCCGTAGAGTTGTTCAACCCGACGACCGTATCGGCCGCTGTTGGAAACTGGTATCTGAGTGATGACTTCCAGACACCCCGCAAGTATCGGATCCCGTCGGGGACTGTCATCGGCCCCGGAGCCTACCTCACCTTCACGGAGAGTCAGTTCAATGCCGGCGGGGGGGGAAGCTTTTCGCTGAGCGCGAACGGGGATGAGATCTATCTCTTCTCCGCCAACGCGAATGGTGACCTGACGGGGTATGTAACCGGACACCAGTTTGGCGCCGCTCTCGACGGCGTGACGTTCGGCCCACATGTGACCAGCGAAGGAAAGATTCACTTCACCGCCCTCGAATCGCCTAGCCTGGGTTCAACCAATACTCTTCCAAAGGTGGGACCCGTCGTGATCTCGGAGATCATGTATCATCCGGTTGAAGGCGCCGATGGCACCCAGAATCCAGACTTCGAATACGTGGAAGTGCGCAACCTCACGGAGGCCGCCGTTCCGCTGTTCGATCCGGCGTTCCCTACAAATCAGTGGCGGGTGACAGGTGGCATCTCCTACTCCTTCCCGTCGAACACGACCTTGGCCGCGCAAGGAGCGCTGGTGCTGGTCAACTTTGATCCGCTCACCAACCCCGCTGCCAAAGAGGCTTTCCTCGCCCGCTATAGTGCAGGCGCTCCGATCGGATTCTCGCCCCAACTCTTGGGACCTTGGTCCGGTCAGCTGAACAACTCAGCCGAAGCTCTCGCGCTCTATCGGCCCGATAGCCCCGACAGCACTTCCGGGGTCACTCCGTTCGTGCTCGTCGATTGGGTGGCCTATGCGGATGCCGCCCCGTGGCCTAGCTTGGCGGACGGGTTTGGCCCCGCCTTGATCCGGTCTCCGAGCAACGCCTACGGCAACGACCCAGCGAGTTGGATCGCAGCCAAACCCTCCCCGGGCTTCAGTGACGCCCCGGGGGCTGTTCCGGTCATCACTGGTCAGCCGGTCTCATCCAACCCGGTTTCCGGCACCGACGTCCCGCTGTCGGTGACAGCAGCGGGCTCGTCAACTCTGGCCTATCAATGGCTGCACGATGGCCAGCCGATCGCGGACGCCATCTCGAGCGCTTATACCATTCCATCGGCGCGCATCCTGGACTGGGGCAACTACCAAGCTGTGGTCATGAACGGATCGGGAGCTTCACTCAGCTCCAATGCTCTCGTGATTGTCCGTCAGCCGGCAGTGATCGTGAAGCAACCGCTCGATCGAAGCGTGCTCGCCGGCACCAATGTGACCTTCAGCGTCACCGCACTCGGCCAAGGCAAACTAGCCTACCAATGGTATTACAACCAACTCCCGATCACCGGAGCCACCACCAACGCCATTACGCTGAGGAATGTGACCCTGCAGAACGAGGGCCTCTATCACGTCACAGTCACCGACTCTGTAGGCTCGGTCACGAGTGAAGCTGCCGAACTGCTGATCTACGATCGACCGGCGTTCCTATCCTTGCCGCAAAGCGTGTCCGTCCTCGAGGGAGAGGATGTCACATTTTACACCGCGATCGCGGGACGCGGCCCGTTCAATTACCGATGGCAACGCGCGGCAGCTCTGCGTACCAACGATTATGGCAACCGCAACTTTAGCATGTTCACGGTCAAGGGGGTCAGCACCGCCGTAACCGGGGAATATAGTGTGATCATAACCAACCCGATCGGGACCCGGATCACCTCCCCCAACGCCCGTCTCACTCTATTGGCTGATGTCGACCGCGACCGGATGGCGGACATCTGGGAACAGGCCAATGGTCTGAATCCAGCCAGCGCCACGGACGCCGAGCTGGATAGTGATGGCGATGGAGTCACCAACCTCCAAGAGTACCAGGCTGCCACCAACCCAAAAGATCCGCGGAGCTACTTGAAAATCGATGCGCTGCAGAATGATGACACCGGGACCGCGGTTGAATTCTTCGCGCAATCGAATCGGACCTACACGGTGGAATTCAAGGAGTCGGTTTCCTCGGGAGTGTGGCAAACGCTCACCAACGTCATGCTCGCCACCAATAGCCGCATTCAGGTCGTTTCGGATCCTTACCCGGTCTCCAAAGGACGCATCTACCGCCTGGCCACCCCTGCCCTCGTGTCGCGCCCGGCCAAGACTCCCGCCATCCTTGAGAGTCCTGAATCGTTACGCCCCCTGCTGGGGACGCCTCTGACGCTCTCGGTCCTTGCCACTGGTAAAGGCACCCTGGTCTACCAATGGAAGAAGGACGGCCAGGTCATCCCCGGAGCGACCTCTGCCTCCCTCTCGTTCGGGGCGGTGGCGTTGAACGACTCCGGTGAATACAGCGTCACAGTGACCGACGACACAGGCACGGTCGATAGCCCTTCCGCAACACTCACCGTTCTGATTCCGCCGGTGATCCAGCAGAATCCGCAGGGCGCGGTCGCAGCTCCCGGTTCAAACGTGCAGTTGTCGATCGTTGCTACCGGAAACGCGCCGTTGCTCTACCGCTGGTTCCACGACGGTTCACCGATCGAGGGAGCTACCGGACCCAGCTTGATTCTCAATCCGGTGTTGGTATCCGATGCCGGAGTCTACACCGTCATCGTCCGACACAACACCCCCAACGGCCTAGTCGCCATTGAGAGTGATCCGGTCGAACTTGAAGTGCGATAA
- a CDS encoding SMP-30/gluconolactonase/LRE family protein has protein sequence MKALIFHLHSDPGFVRRSVCGLVLIGGLLLGSTASAQNLAGDEALSKILIEGESWQLLAEGFRFTDAACSDAEGNFYFADVAAGDSIQKIDRDGKRSALVEKTPRLSGMKWGPDGRLYACAQSPKKQIVAFEVPSGAMTVLADDVQPNDLVVTRKGFIYFTETGKGQVTLIDKSGQVRAVAKGINAPNGIGLTPDHGQLAVSEYQGTNVWLFRIDPDGSLSAGDRYMELRSPVGSPKSEGDGMAVDSDGRFYVTSALGIQMFDWTGRLSGVIARPQPKGTVSAAFAGPGLQYLYVCSADRIYRRKLKVHGSGPLK, from the coding sequence ATGAAAGCTTTGATCTTCCACCTGCATTCCGACCCGGGGTTTGTGAGGCGTTCTGTGTGCGGCCTGGTCCTCATCGGTGGTTTGCTGCTTGGCTCAACTGCCTCCGCGCAGAACCTGGCCGGGGACGAGGCGCTTTCGAAGATCCTGATCGAGGGGGAATCCTGGCAACTCTTGGCTGAGGGATTTCGGTTCACTGACGCGGCCTGCTCCGATGCGGAGGGAAACTTCTATTTCGCCGATGTTGCCGCTGGCGACAGCATTCAAAAGATCGATCGAGATGGAAAGCGATCCGCGTTGGTTGAGAAAACTCCACGGCTAAGCGGGATGAAATGGGGTCCAGACGGTCGACTCTACGCCTGCGCCCAATCTCCGAAAAAGCAGATCGTGGCATTCGAAGTGCCGTCCGGGGCGATGACTGTTCTAGCTGATGATGTGCAGCCGAACGATCTGGTGGTGACTCGCAAGGGGTTCATCTACTTCACTGAGACCGGCAAAGGACAGGTAACCTTGATCGACAAGAGCGGTCAGGTGAGAGCGGTGGCTAAAGGGATCAACGCCCCCAATGGTATTGGGCTGACCCCTGACCATGGACAGCTGGCGGTCTCCGAATATCAGGGAACCAATGTCTGGCTCTTCCGCATCGATCCCGATGGCTCCCTGAGTGCGGGTGATCGGTATATGGAGCTTAGAAGCCCGGTGGGTTCACCGAAGAGTGAAGGTGATGGCATGGCGGTCGACTCGGACGGGCGGTTCTATGTGACCAGCGCTCTGGGCATCCAGATGTTTGATTGGACTGGGCGACTCAGCGGAGTGATCGCGCGTCCACAACCCAAGGGCACCGTGAGCGCGGCCTTCGCTGGTCCCGGTCTGCAGTATCTCTATGTTTGCTCGGCGGATCGAATTTACCGTCGGAAGCTGAAAGTACACGGGTCCGGTCCGCTGAAGTAG
- a CDS encoding esterase family protein: MPNLRSLTIALGVLISWSAFAADDYKLGPDSKPQDGVPHGDIVSGKWTSKVFPDTVRDYWVYVPKQYKAEKPAALMVFQDGRSYVDTNGQFRVPIVFDNLIHQGHMPVTLAVFINPGQVPAAEAGQKPRSNRSFEYDSLGGQYSRFLLDEFLPEIGKTYRITSDPAGRAICGISSGAICAWTVAWEHPEQFSKVISQVGSFTNIRGGHVYPALIRKTERKPIRIHLQDGSGDLDNLHGNWPLANQEMAAALKFMGYDFKFEFGDGGHNGKHGGVILPEALKWLWRDYPKQ; the protein is encoded by the coding sequence ATGCCTAACCTCCGCTCTCTGACGATCGCGCTTGGCGTGCTGATCTCTTGGTCCGCGTTTGCGGCCGACGATTACAAGCTGGGCCCGGACTCTAAACCACAGGATGGGGTGCCGCACGGCGACATCGTTTCTGGTAAATGGACCAGTAAAGTCTTCCCTGATACCGTTCGCGATTATTGGGTCTATGTTCCGAAGCAGTATAAGGCTGAGAAGCCGGCTGCCCTCATGGTGTTTCAGGATGGGCGGTCGTATGTCGACACGAACGGGCAATTCCGTGTGCCGATCGTGTTTGATAACCTTATTCACCAAGGCCACATGCCGGTGACACTCGCCGTGTTCATCAACCCGGGGCAAGTTCCCGCGGCCGAAGCGGGGCAAAAACCCCGCAGCAATCGCAGCTTCGAGTATGATTCCTTAGGCGGGCAGTATTCCCGTTTCTTGCTGGACGAGTTTCTTCCCGAGATCGGCAAGACCTATCGCATCACTTCCGACCCCGCAGGCCGAGCCATCTGTGGCATCAGTTCGGGAGCGATCTGCGCTTGGACAGTGGCTTGGGAGCATCCGGAACAGTTCAGTAAGGTGATTAGCCAAGTCGGCAGCTTTACCAACATTCGCGGCGGGCATGTGTATCCAGCGCTGATTCGCAAGACCGAGCGAAAACCGATTCGTATTCATCTTCAGGATGGGTCCGGAGATCTGGACAATCTCCACGGGAACTGGCCGCTGGCCAACCAAGAAATGGCCGCAGCACTCAAGTTCATGGGCTACGACTTCAAGTTCGAGTTCGGAGATGGCGGGCACAACGGAAAGCATGGAGGCGTCATCCTACCGGAAGCATTGAAATGGCTTTGGCGTGATTACCCTAAACAATAA